Proteins from one Mycteria americana isolate JAX WOST 10 ecotype Jacksonville Zoo and Gardens chromosome 1, USCA_MyAme_1.0, whole genome shotgun sequence genomic window:
- the CBY2 gene encoding protein chibby homolog 2, producing the protein MSAFDLTNQSMQCTEPEIDYIAPRMKLRDEVFVFIDGKWVNEIYCQPPFAPHRKLFSKKAQNEWSIWEENRALWEENQVLRIENRMLWEENKALQCLQSQNKAVQVIYTDAIQQSLQKENKPFPFFQERNVGFRVSPGNKALQAVQEKNRVLVDFQQENNTVPIIWKDQKCITVHEESKDASSDLQKDTDAITAVEEGNPGPAPQQEHEAKKKSTTPTQNEIKPPPSMQGEYEIFRALQDLHEFLHIFLKANHLLGEKQGCHFLYDANRSFQEDYNKLKLQLNAVKNTVSDITAQMEMLEKELIAITSPMYEEAGQKLATEHRLGEM; encoded by the coding sequence ATGTCTGCTTTTGATCTGACGAACCAGAGCATGCAGTGTACAGAGCCCGAGATAGACTATATCGCCCCACGGATGAAACTGAGGGACGAGGTGTTTGTCTTTATCGATGGTAAATGGGTGAATGAGATCTACTGCCAGCCACCCTTTGCTCCCCACCGGAAACTCTTTAGCAAGAAGGCACAGAACGAGTGGAGCATCTGGGAGGAGAACAGAGCGCTCTGGGAGGAAAACCAAGTCCTCCGCATCGAAAACAGGATGCTCTGGGAAGAAAACAAGGCTCTACAATGTCTCCAGTCACAGAACAAAGCTGTCCAGGTTATTTACACTGATGCCATTCAGCAAAGCCTCCAGAAGGAAAATAAGCCATTCCCATTCTTCCAAGAGAGGAACGTAGGCTTTCGGGTCAGCCCAGGCAACAAAGCTCTCCAGGCAGTCCAGGAAAAGAATAGAGTCTTAGTGGATTTCCAGCAGGAGAATAACACAGTCCCCATCATCTGGAAAGACCAAAAATGCATCACAGTCCATGAAGAGAGCAAAGATGCCAGCTCAGATCTTCAGAAGGACACTGACGCCATCACAGCTGTGGAAGAAGGTAACCCTGGCCCAGCCCCCCAGCAGGAACATGAAGCTAAAAAGAAGAGCACCACTCCAACCCAGAACGAGATCAAGCCTCCCCCAAGCATGCAGGGCGAGTACGAAATCTTCCGGGCTCTCCAGGACTTGCATGAATTCCTCCACATCTTCCTGAAAGCGAACCATCTCCTTGGGGAGAAACAGGGTTGTCACTTTCTCTACGATGCGAACAGATCCTTCCAAGAAGATTACAATAAATTGAAGCTGCAGCTGAATGCTGTGAAAAATACTGTGTCAGACATTACAGCTCAAATGGAAATGTTGGAAAAGGAGCTCATTGCCATCACTTCCCCAATGTATGAAGAAGCAGGACAGAAGCTGGCAACTGAGCATCGGCTTGGAGAGATGTGA